The Cellulomonas wangleii genome includes a region encoding these proteins:
- the hemE gene encoding uroporphyrinogen decarboxylase: MSGTIDHVSLPPHHPLVDGRTSGSALVRAYSGDRPERPPVWFMRQAGRSLPEYRESRAGVAMLDACLDPDLAAEITLQPVRRHGVDAAVFFSDIVVPLRLVGVDVEIVPGTGPVIASPVRTVDDVARLRDLGPLDAERVAPVAEGVARTVSQLGSTPLVGFAGAPFTLAAYLVEGGPSRDHLAARRLMHADPAAWAALMDWTAEVTGAFVAAQVTAGASAAQLFDSWAGALTLADYTAHCAPASARVLAQAGALGVRTVHFGVGTGELLVAMRDAGADVMGVDYRVPLDEASARLGGRTPLQGNVDPALLAAPWEVLEAHVRDVVRRGTAAPAHVVNLGHGVPPDTDPTVLTRLVQLVHSL, translated from the coding sequence ATGTCCGGCACAATCGATCACGTGAGTCTTCCCCCACACCATCCTCTCGTCGACGGCCGCACCTCCGGTTCCGCACTCGTGCGCGCCTATTCCGGGGACCGCCCGGAGCGCCCGCCCGTGTGGTTCATGCGCCAGGCGGGACGGTCCCTGCCGGAGTACCGCGAGTCCCGCGCGGGCGTCGCGATGCTCGACGCGTGCCTGGACCCGGACCTGGCCGCCGAGATCACCCTGCAGCCCGTGCGCCGCCACGGCGTCGACGCCGCCGTGTTCTTCTCCGACATCGTGGTGCCCCTGCGCCTGGTCGGCGTGGACGTCGAGATCGTGCCCGGCACGGGCCCGGTCATCGCCTCGCCCGTGCGCACCGTGGACGACGTCGCCCGCCTGCGCGACCTGGGCCCGCTGGACGCCGAGCGCGTGGCACCGGTCGCCGAGGGCGTGGCGCGGACGGTGTCCCAGCTGGGCAGCACCCCGCTGGTCGGGTTCGCCGGGGCGCCGTTCACGCTGGCGGCGTACCTGGTCGAGGGCGGCCCGTCGCGCGACCACCTGGCGGCACGGCGCCTCATGCACGCCGACCCCGCCGCGTGGGCCGCGCTGATGGACTGGACGGCCGAGGTCACCGGTGCGTTCGTCGCAGCCCAGGTCACCGCCGGGGCGAGCGCCGCGCAGCTCTTCGACTCCTGGGCCGGCGCCCTCACCCTGGCCGACTACACGGCGCACTGCGCTCCCGCGTCGGCGCGGGTGCTGGCGCAGGCCGGTGCGCTGGGGGTGCGCACGGTGCACTTCGGCGTCGGGACCGGCGAGCTGCTCGTCGCCATGCGGGACGCCGGTGCGGACGTCATGGGCGTCGACTACCGGGTGCCGCTCGACGAGGCCTCGGCGCGGCTCGGCGGTCGCACACCGCTGCAGGGCAACGTCGACCCGGCCCTGCTGGCGGCGCCCTGGGAGGTCCTCGAGGCGCACGTGCGGGACGTGGTGCGCCGCGGGACCGCCGCGCCCGCGCACGTGGTGAACCTGGGCCACGGCGTGCCGCCGGACACCGACCCGACCGTGCTGACGCGGCTCGTGCAGCTGGTCCACTCGCTGTGA
- a CDS encoding DUF4129 domain-containing protein, translating into MPTRSTAAVTALSALLVVLAVLAAAVSGPLSLEGRGGEAPVPTDTPSIEMVTSSPPPRPLDLDDLAPAFEWADWIVRAVQVLAALAGAVVVLLVLRYLVRGWRLDRPADDEDDVPAGDETDDELSDTAVAALREGVRVASRALEDDVPPGDAVIGAWVAVETAAARTGVVRDPAETAGELTVRVLGATRADPTATRALLRLYLSARYGTHGVDADDVRRARDLLTVVGQGLVPREDGAGREDGAGREDTVDRGSAP; encoded by the coding sequence GTGCCGACCCGCTCCACCGCTGCGGTGACGGCGCTGTCCGCCCTGCTGGTGGTGCTGGCGGTGCTCGCGGCCGCGGTCAGCGGGCCGCTGTCGTTGGAGGGTCGCGGCGGCGAGGCGCCGGTGCCCACCGACACGCCGTCCATCGAGATGGTGACCTCCTCGCCCCCGCCGAGGCCCCTGGACCTCGACGACCTGGCCCCGGCGTTCGAGTGGGCCGACTGGATCGTCCGCGCGGTGCAGGTCCTCGCCGCGCTCGCCGGCGCCGTCGTGGTGCTGCTGGTGCTGCGGTACCTGGTGCGCGGCTGGCGCCTGGACCGACCGGCCGACGACGAGGACGACGTGCCCGCCGGCGACGAGACGGACGACGAGCTCAGCGACACCGCCGTGGCCGCCCTGCGCGAGGGGGTGCGCGTGGCGAGCCGCGCCCTGGAGGACGACGTGCCGCCCGGGGACGCCGTGATCGGCGCGTGGGTGGCGGTGGAGACCGCCGCGGCCCGCACCGGCGTGGTCCGCGACCCGGCGGAGACGGCCGGTGAGCTGACCGTGCGCGTGCTCGGCGCCACCCGCGCCGACCCCACGGCCACGCGCGCGCTGCTGCGGCTGTACCTGTCCGCGCGGTACGGCACGCACGGCGTCGACGCGGACGACGTGCGGCGCGCCCGCGACCTGCTGACGGTCGTGGGGCAGGGGCTGGTCCCGCGTGAGGACGGTGCCGGTCGTGAGGACGGTGCCGGTCGCGAGGACACGGTGGACCGGGGGTCGGCCCCGTGA
- a CDS encoding thioredoxin domain-containing protein has translation MPNRLATASSPYLLQHADNPVDWWEWGDDAFAEARRRDVPLLVSVGYAACHWCHVMAHESFEDPATAAFMNEHFVCVKVDREERPDVDAVYMTATQAMTGSGGWPMTVFTTPDGKPFYCGTYFPPRRVGQVPSFPEVLAALAAAWTTRRDEVVGSASSIAGVLARRPPTDGITPTADDVDERVTARALGALGASFDEHHGGFGGAPKFPPSTTLEWLLRHHARTGDADALAMARGTLDAMAGGGMYDQLAGGFARYSVDATWTVPHFEKMLYDNALLLRAYLHAWRLTGEPTYRRVATQTADWLLADLRTPEGGFASALDADSEGREGAFYAWTPQQLRDALGDDDGAWAADVLGVTRDGTFEHGASVLQLRRAPDDAARYAAVRDRLRRARAARPWPARDDKVVTAWNGLAVAALAEAGALLDRPDLVAAARDCAQLLADVHTRTDPAGGDRLVRTSRGGTAGHAPGVLEDYADVADGYLVLAAVTGEHGWTARAHRLTTTVLAHFRDDDGALFDTADDETDSVLGALMRPQDPTDGPTPSGAAAAAAVLVTLGALTGDLTLREAALAALRAPLGLAGRYPQAAGWALATAEALLDGPREVAVVGPPDDPAARTLHRVALTAPAPGLVVTLGDPAHLDPDAPALLRDRPLVDGRPAAYVCRGFVCERPTTDAEALTQQLRA, from the coding sequence GTGCCCAACCGCCTCGCCACCGCCAGCAGCCCGTACCTGCTGCAGCACGCCGACAACCCCGTCGACTGGTGGGAGTGGGGCGACGACGCGTTCGCTGAGGCCCGCCGGCGGGACGTCCCGCTGCTGGTCTCCGTCGGGTACGCCGCGTGCCACTGGTGCCACGTCATGGCGCACGAGTCGTTCGAGGACCCGGCGACCGCAGCCTTCATGAACGAGCACTTCGTGTGCGTGAAGGTGGACCGCGAGGAGCGGCCCGACGTCGACGCGGTCTACATGACCGCCACCCAGGCCATGACCGGCTCCGGCGGGTGGCCCATGACCGTGTTCACCACGCCCGACGGCAAGCCCTTCTACTGCGGCACCTACTTCCCGCCGCGTCGGGTGGGGCAGGTGCCGTCGTTCCCGGAGGTGCTGGCCGCGCTGGCCGCCGCGTGGACCACCCGCCGCGACGAGGTCGTCGGCAGCGCGTCGTCGATCGCCGGTGTGCTGGCACGCCGTCCTCCGACCGACGGGATCACCCCGACGGCAGATGACGTCGACGAGCGCGTCACCGCCCGGGCGCTGGGTGCGCTGGGCGCGTCCTTCGACGAGCACCACGGCGGGTTCGGGGGGGCACCGAAGTTCCCGCCGTCCACGACGCTCGAGTGGCTGCTGCGGCACCACGCCCGCACGGGGGACGCCGACGCGCTGGCCATGGCCCGCGGCACGCTCGACGCGATGGCCGGCGGCGGGATGTACGACCAGCTGGCCGGCGGGTTCGCGCGGTACTCGGTGGACGCGACGTGGACCGTCCCGCACTTCGAGAAGATGCTGTACGACAACGCGCTGCTGCTGCGGGCGTACCTGCACGCGTGGCGCCTGACCGGCGAGCCGACGTACCGCCGCGTCGCCACGCAGACCGCGGACTGGCTGCTGGCGGACCTGCGCACTCCCGAGGGCGGCTTCGCGTCCGCGCTCGACGCCGACAGCGAGGGCCGCGAGGGCGCCTTCTACGCGTGGACGCCGCAGCAGCTGCGCGACGCGCTGGGTGACGACGACGGCGCGTGGGCGGCGGACGTGCTGGGCGTGACGCGCGACGGGACCTTCGAGCACGGGGCGTCGGTGCTGCAGCTGCGGCGCGCCCCTGACGACGCCGCACGGTACGCGGCCGTGCGCGACCGGCTCCGCCGCGCACGTGCCGCGCGACCGTGGCCCGCGCGCGACGACAAGGTGGTCACCGCGTGGAACGGACTGGCCGTCGCCGCGCTGGCCGAGGCCGGCGCGCTGCTCGACCGCCCCGACCTGGTGGCGGCGGCGCGGGACTGCGCGCAGCTGCTCGCGGACGTCCACACGCGGACCGACCCCGCCGGTGGGGACCGGCTCGTGCGGACCTCGCGCGGCGGGACCGCCGGCCACGCGCCGGGCGTCCTGGAGGACTACGCCGACGTGGCCGACGGGTACCTCGTGCTCGCCGCCGTGACCGGCGAGCACGGGTGGACGGCCCGCGCGCACCGCCTGACGACCACGGTGCTCGCCCACTTCCGGGACGACGACGGCGCGCTGTTCGACACCGCCGACGACGAGACCGACTCCGTGCTCGGCGCGCTGATGCGCCCCCAGGACCCGACCGACGGCCCGACCCCCTCCGGTGCCGCGGCGGCCGCCGCGGTGCTCGTCACTCTCGGCGCGCTCACCGGCGACCTGACCCTGCGGGAGGCCGCGCTCGCCGCGCTGCGCGCACCGCTGGGGCTGGCCGGGCGCTACCCGCAGGCGGCGGGCTGGGCGCTGGCGACGGCCGAGGCGCTGCTCGACGGCCCCCGCGAGGTCGCCGTCGTCGGCCCGCCCGACGACCCGGCCGCCCGCACGCTGCACCGGGTGGCGCTCACGGCACCCGCACCCGGGCTGGTGGTCACGCTCGGCGACCCCGCGCACCTCGACCCCGACGCGCCCGCGCTGCTGCGCGACCGGCCGCTCGTCGACGGGCGCCCGGCGGCGTACGTCTGCCGAGGGTTCGTGTGCGAGCGGCCGACCACCGACGCCGAGGCCCTCACGCAGCAGCTGCGCGCCTGA
- a CDS encoding transcriptional regulator, whose protein sequence is MSAEREPAGPGTAAARFDEIVHAPVRLRVCGLLAATEQVEFSVVRDAVGVSDATLSKHLKVLTEAGYAEVRKAASASRDDARRLAWLRLTPAGRRAFSAHVAALRAITEGTVH, encoded by the coding sequence GTGTCCGCTGAGCGCGAGCCCGCCGGTCCCGGGACCGCCGCCGCACGGTTCGACGAGATCGTGCACGCGCCCGTGCGGCTGCGGGTGTGCGGGCTGCTCGCGGCCACCGAGCAGGTCGAGTTCTCCGTCGTCCGCGACGCCGTGGGGGTCTCGGACGCGACCTTGTCCAAGCACCTCAAGGTGCTCACCGAGGCCGGCTACGCGGAGGTGCGCAAGGCGGCGTCCGCCAGCCGCGACGACGCCCGCAGGCTGGCGTGGCTGCGCCTCACGCCGGCCGGCCGGCGCGCGTTCTCCGCGCACGTGGCGGCCCTGCGGGCGATCACCGAGGGCACGGTGCACTGA
- a CDS encoding SRPBCC family protein, producing MATIDETIDVDVPVRTAYDQWTQFEEFPHFMDGVKEVKQISDTLTRWVTDIQGVEREFDAAIREQQPDVVVAWSSIDGTTHSGRVTFEPLGPGSTRITTHIEWEPGSFKEKIGAAVGADDRQVKKDLHRFKEFIESRRTETGAWRGEVEGGTPVDRGTAATGGTAFPAGTPVEGGTTTP from the coding sequence ATGGCCACGATCGACGAGACGATCGACGTCGACGTCCCGGTCCGCACGGCGTACGACCAGTGGACGCAGTTCGAGGAGTTCCCGCACTTCATGGACGGCGTCAAGGAGGTCAAGCAGATCAGCGACACGCTGACGCGCTGGGTCACCGACATCCAGGGGGTCGAGCGTGAGTTCGACGCGGCGATCCGTGAGCAGCAGCCGGACGTGGTCGTCGCGTGGAGCAGCATCGACGGCACGACGCACTCCGGCCGTGTGACCTTCGAGCCCCTCGGGCCCGGGTCCACGCGGATCACGACGCACATCGAGTGGGAGCCGGGCTCGTTCAAGGAGAAGATCGGCGCCGCGGTGGGTGCCGACGACCGGCAGGTGAAGAAGGACCTGCACCGGTTCAAGGAGTTCATCGAGTCGCGCCGCACCGAGACCGGTGCCTGGCGCGGCGAGGTCGAGGGCGGGACCCCGGTCGACCGCGGCACCGCTGCGACCGGTGGCACCGCGTTCCCGGCCGGTACCCCGGTCGAGGGCGGCACGACGACTCCCTGA
- a CDS encoding glutamyl-tRNA reductase produces MIQSVPVVLLSLVASHHDLDLTVLERLQSDVHAVGRELVAATNAVSGAVVLATCNRFELYLDVDDTAHTSRARRAVAQAVAARSGYDVDEVVEHLRPLVGADAGEHLFAVASGLESMVVGEREIAGQVRRALTTARSDGTTTSTLEALFQAASRASRAVEATTGLGSTGRSVVGVALDLAAATLPQGDDGADWAAVRCVLVGTGSYAGASLAALKARGVHDVRVYSPSGRAGPFASARGVAALPAGADLRDELARTDLVVACSGAAGPVLGVEALAEARRGVTHPLTVVDLALRHDVDPDVRSLPGVALVSLQSVAEHAPAEHAALGRAREVVLQAARDFEADRRVREWDPAVVAQRTRVLGGLEAALDALPPQDRDEARARSLRRRTRAALHGPTVAARTAAREGDAAGYARALADLAAVPVPQVPSA; encoded by the coding sequence ATGATTCAATCGGTTCCCGTGGTGCTCCTGTCGCTCGTCGCGAGCCACCACGACCTCGACCTGACCGTCCTGGAGCGTCTGCAGTCCGACGTCCACGCGGTCGGGCGTGAGCTCGTCGCCGCGACCAACGCCGTGTCCGGTGCCGTCGTGCTCGCGACGTGCAACCGGTTCGAGCTGTACCTGGACGTCGACGACACCGCCCACACCTCCCGTGCCCGTCGCGCCGTCGCGCAGGCGGTGGCCGCGCGGTCCGGGTACGACGTCGACGAGGTCGTCGAGCACCTGCGCCCGCTGGTCGGGGCCGACGCCGGGGAGCACCTGTTCGCGGTCGCGTCCGGCCTGGAGTCGATGGTGGTGGGGGAGCGGGAGATCGCCGGGCAGGTGCGGCGCGCGCTGACCACGGCCCGCAGCGACGGCACGACGACGTCGACGCTCGAGGCGCTGTTCCAGGCGGCGTCCCGGGCCTCACGGGCCGTCGAGGCCACCACCGGCCTCGGGTCGACCGGACGCTCGGTGGTCGGGGTCGCGCTCGACCTGGCCGCCGCCACCCTGCCGCAGGGCGACGACGGTGCGGACTGGGCGGCCGTGCGCTGCGTGCTCGTGGGCACCGGCTCCTACGCCGGGGCGAGCCTGGCTGCCCTGAAGGCCCGCGGCGTGCACGACGTGCGCGTGTACTCCCCGAGCGGCCGCGCGGGGCCGTTCGCGTCGGCGCGCGGTGTCGCGGCGCTGCCCGCCGGTGCCGACCTGCGCGACGAGCTGGCGCGCACCGACCTCGTCGTGGCGTGCTCGGGTGCCGCCGGCCCGGTGCTGGGTGTCGAGGCGCTGGCCGAGGCGCGCCGGGGCGTGACGCACCCGCTCACCGTGGTCGACCTGGCGCTGCGGCACGACGTGGACCCGGACGTCCGGTCGCTGCCGGGTGTCGCGCTGGTCTCGCTGCAGTCGGTGGCCGAGCACGCACCCGCCGAGCACGCGGCGCTCGGCCGTGCGCGCGAGGTGGTGCTGCAGGCGGCCCGGGACTTCGAGGCGGACCGCCGTGTGCGCGAGTGGGACCCGGCCGTGGTGGCCCAGCGCACCCGGGTGCTCGGGGGCCTGGAGGCCGCGCTCGACGCCCTGCCGCCGCAGGACCGCGACGAGGCCCGCGCGCGGTCGCTGCGCCGGCGCACCCGCGCCGCGCTGCACGGGCCCACGGTCGCGGCGCGCACCGCCGCGCGCGAGGGTGACGCCGCGGGGTACGCCCGCGCGCTGGCCGACCTCGCGGCCGTGCCGGTCCCGCAGGTGCCGTCCGCCTGA
- the purB gene encoding adenylosuccinate lyase — MPLDDAPATRVPLADVTPPIALGPLDGRYRPAVAPLVDHLSEAALNRARVEVEVEWVIHLTSHAVVPGAPELAPDEEQYLRDVVATFGAAEIAELAEIERTTVHDVKAVEYFLKRRIAAAPEALRPDTVLPQVNELVHFALTSEDVNNLSYALMVRGAVREVWFPAALALSDEVAALAAEHAAVPMLALTHGQPATPTTLGKEIAVLAHRLRRQLRRIASDEYLGKLNGATGTYGAHLAAVPDADWQMVSRTFVEHLGLTWNPLTTQIESHDWQAELYADVARFNRVLHNLATDVWTYISRGVFTQIPVAGATGSSTMPHKVNPIRFENAEANLEISCALLDTLASTLVTSRLQRDLTDSTTQRNIGPAFGHSLLAIDNVRRGLRALSVDEALLARELDANWEVLGEAVQSAMRAASVAGVPGMDNPYERLKELTRGHRLTAQDMRDFVDGLGLPADVTERLRNLSPATYTGLATSLVAHLE; from the coding sequence ATGCCGCTCGACGACGCCCCCGCCACCCGCGTCCCCCTCGCCGACGTCACCCCGCCGATCGCGCTCGGCCCGCTCGACGGCCGGTACCGGCCCGCGGTGGCGCCGCTCGTCGACCACCTCTCGGAGGCGGCGCTCAACCGGGCCCGCGTCGAGGTCGAGGTCGAATGGGTCATCCACCTGACGTCGCACGCCGTGGTCCCGGGCGCCCCGGAGCTCGCACCCGACGAGGAGCAGTACCTGCGCGACGTCGTCGCGACGTTCGGTGCGGCCGAGATCGCGGAGCTGGCGGAGATCGAGCGCACGACGGTGCACGACGTGAAGGCCGTCGAGTACTTCCTCAAGCGCCGCATCGCCGCGGCCCCGGAGGCGCTGCGCCCCGACACCGTGCTGCCGCAGGTCAACGAGCTCGTCCACTTCGCGCTGACCAGCGAGGACGTCAACAACCTGTCCTACGCCCTCATGGTGCGCGGCGCCGTCCGGGAGGTCTGGTTCCCCGCGGCGCTCGCGCTGAGCGACGAGGTCGCGGCCCTGGCGGCCGAGCACGCCGCCGTCCCGATGCTCGCGCTGACCCACGGCCAGCCCGCCACCCCGACGACGCTCGGCAAGGAGATCGCGGTCCTCGCGCACCGCCTGCGTCGGCAGCTGCGCCGCATCGCGTCCGACGAGTACCTCGGCAAGCTCAACGGCGCGACGGGCACGTACGGCGCGCACCTGGCCGCGGTGCCGGACGCGGACTGGCAGATGGTCTCGCGCACGTTCGTCGAGCACCTGGGCCTGACGTGGAACCCGCTGACCACGCAGATCGAGTCGCACGACTGGCAGGCCGAGCTCTACGCCGACGTCGCGCGCTTCAACCGGGTGCTGCACAACCTGGCCACCGACGTGTGGACGTACATCAGCCGGGGCGTGTTCACGCAGATCCCGGTCGCGGGGGCGACGGGCTCGTCGACGATGCCGCACAAGGTCAACCCGATCCGCTTCGAGAACGCCGAGGCGAACCTCGAGATCTCGTGCGCGCTGCTCGACACGCTCGCCTCGACGCTCGTCACCAGCCGGCTGCAGCGCGACCTCACCGACTCCACCACGCAGCGCAACATCGGCCCGGCGTTCGGGCACTCGCTGCTCGCGATCGACAACGTCCGGCGCGGGCTGCGGGCCCTGTCGGTGGACGAGGCGCTGCTCGCCCGCGAGCTCGACGCCAACTGGGAGGTGCTGGGCGAGGCCGTGCAGTCGGCGATGCGCGCGGCGTCCGTCGCGGGCGTCCCGGGCATGGACAACCCGTACGAGCGGCTCAAGGAGCTGACGCGCGGCCACCGGCTCACCGCGCAGGACATGCGGGACTTCGTCGACGGCCTCGGGCTTCCGGCCGACGTCACCGAGCGGCTGCGAAACCTCTCGCCCGCGACGTACACCGGACTCGCGACGTCGCTCGTCGCCCACCTGGAGTAG
- a CDS encoding class I SAM-dependent methyltransferase, translated as MNDVLDDLRRHPDLEAPNLYAVDATDRLVLDEAAPLLADAPAGTVVVVGDRYGALTLGAIARHRVTGVRTHQDRLTGERALQENAERLGVDGFTSHGLTADLVAGARVVLLQLPRSLDELDEVAALVAEHADPAVVVVAGGRVKHMTTAMNDVLDRHLAVVEARLARQKSRALVASSPRPAAERPTRRWPERATHAWAGHDDLVVCAHGGAFAGTSIDIGTRALLTHLDEVPQTTGTAVDLGCGTGVLAVALARLRPGIDVIATDESATAVASALATVDANGVADRVRVTRALGTEGIPDASVDLVLLNPPFHVGATIAPAIARTLFADAARVLRPGGQLWAVWNSHLRYRPTLEQVVGPTRQVGRDPKFTVTVSTRR; from the coding sequence CTGAACGACGTCCTCGACGACCTGCGCCGCCACCCCGACCTCGAGGCGCCGAACCTCTACGCGGTCGACGCGACGGACCGGCTGGTCCTCGACGAGGCCGCGCCGTTGCTCGCGGACGCGCCCGCCGGCACGGTCGTCGTCGTCGGGGACCGGTACGGCGCGCTGACGCTCGGCGCGATCGCCCGCCACCGCGTCACCGGGGTCCGCACGCACCAGGACCGCCTGACGGGCGAGCGCGCGCTGCAGGAGAACGCCGAGCGCCTGGGCGTCGACGGGTTCACGTCGCACGGGCTCACCGCCGACCTGGTGGCGGGCGCCCGCGTCGTGCTCCTGCAGCTGCCGCGGTCCCTCGACGAGCTCGACGAGGTCGCCGCGCTGGTCGCGGAGCACGCGGACCCGGCGGTCGTCGTCGTCGCTGGCGGGCGGGTCAAGCACATGACGACCGCGATGAACGACGTCCTCGACCGGCACCTGGCCGTCGTCGAGGCGCGGCTCGCGCGGCAGAAGTCACGGGCCCTGGTCGCGTCGTCCCCGCGCCCCGCGGCCGAGCGCCCGACGCGGCGCTGGCCCGAGCGCGCGACGCACGCGTGGGCCGGGCACGACGACCTCGTGGTGTGCGCGCACGGCGGCGCGTTCGCCGGCACGAGCATCGACATCGGGACGCGGGCACTGCTCACCCACCTCGACGAGGTCCCGCAGACGACGGGCACGGCGGTCGACCTCGGCTGCGGCACGGGCGTGCTCGCCGTCGCGCTCGCGCGGCTGCGGCCCGGCATCGACGTGATCGCGACGGACGAGTCCGCGACCGCGGTCGCGTCGGCCCTCGCCACGGTCGACGCGAACGGTGTCGCCGACCGGGTGCGGGTCACCAGGGCGCTCGGTACCGAGGGCATCCCCGACGCGAGCGTCGACCTCGTGCTGCTCAACCCGCCGTTCCACGTCGGCGCCACCATCGCCCCGGCGATCGCCCGCACCCTGTTCGCCGACGCCGCGCGCGTGCTGCGCCCCGGCGGGCAGCTGTGGGCGGTGTGGAACTCGCACCTGCGCTACCGGCCGACCCTCGAGCAGGTCGTCGGGCCGACGCGGCAGGTGGGCCGGGACCCGAAGTTCACGGTGACGGTGTCGACGCGACGCTGA
- a CDS encoding DUF2804 domain-containing protein gives MQRRPGPLAVPEREITAPVSLTLPDGRLNPDAVGWTRTPLVTTDGIGRGLRGFGRNKRWEYWAVTTPTHVVALVTSAIDYAAVHGIWVLDRRTGTAVSHDAIGALTGSVRLPGTLGGGTVRTSTRQVRIAIDEVVGGTRLRAVGPRVRVDVVAHRPAGHESLGVVVPWSDTLFQYTVKDVARPATGTVRVDGVVSDVPAGESWATLDHGRGRWPYDVRWNWGAGSGVTDGRVVGVQVGGRWTDGTGSVENAFLVDGRLTKISEELVWDYDPEDWLAPWRVTGTDVELTLTPFHLKESVTDLAVFASRTHQCFGHWSGRVRDGTGAWVPVRDVVGWAEDVHNRW, from the coding sequence GTGCAACGACGCCCCGGCCCGCTCGCGGTCCCCGAGCGCGAGATCACCGCGCCCGTCAGCCTCACGCTGCCCGACGGCCGGCTCAACCCCGACGCCGTCGGCTGGACGCGCACGCCCCTCGTCACCACCGACGGCATCGGACGTGGGCTGCGCGGGTTCGGACGCAACAAGCGGTGGGAGTACTGGGCGGTCACCACCCCGACGCACGTCGTCGCGCTCGTGACCTCCGCGATCGACTACGCCGCCGTCCACGGCATCTGGGTGCTGGACCGCCGGACGGGCACCGCGGTCTCGCACGACGCGATCGGCGCGCTCACCGGCTCCGTGCGGCTGCCCGGCACGCTCGGAGGCGGGACGGTCCGCACCAGCACCCGCCAGGTCAGGATCGCGATCGACGAGGTGGTCGGCGGCACCCGGCTGCGCGCGGTCGGCCCGCGGGTGCGCGTCGACGTCGTCGCCCACCGGCCCGCGGGGCACGAGTCCCTGGGAGTCGTCGTGCCCTGGTCCGACACCCTGTTCCAGTACACGGTCAAGGACGTCGCCCGCCCCGCCACGGGCACGGTGCGGGTGGACGGGGTCGTGTCCGACGTGCCCGCGGGCGAGTCCTGGGCGACCCTCGACCACGGTCGCGGCCGCTGGCCGTACGACGTGCGGTGGAACTGGGGCGCCGGGTCGGGGGTCACCGACGGGCGCGTCGTCGGGGTGCAGGTCGGCGGACGCTGGACCGACGGGACGGGGTCGGTCGAGAACGCGTTCCTCGTCGACGGGCGGCTGACGAAGATCAGCGAGGAGCTCGTGTGGGACTACGACCCCGAGGACTGGCTCGCGCCCTGGCGCGTGACCGGCACGGACGTCGAGCTCACGCTCACCCCGTTCCACCTCAAGGAGTCCGTCACCGACCTGGCGGTCTTCGCGTCCCGCACCCACCAGTGCTTCGGCCACTGGTCCGGGCGGGTGCGCGACGGGACGGGCGCGTGGGTGCCGGTGCGCGACGTCGTCGGGTGGGCCGAGGACGTGCACAACCGCTGGTGA